The stretch of DNA TCAGCCCAAACAACGAGCAAATCAGCTAATCTGAGCTCCACAGCTACATTGCAATTAGTAGAAGCAAGCGCAATGAACCACAACATCTTCGAGAAATGGTCTATGCAAGAAGTAGGAGGCACATCTGTTGCCTGAACAATGCAAAGATAAAAGACAGAGCAGTAGTGCGCATTAGAACAGGAATCCATTGTTCCATTCAGGCGCACATGCTTGGTTTTAGTTTCTACAATTCCATGTACAAAAAAAAGCAGTGGTGTTTGAAGATTtctaaaagaaataaagagTAAGAAATAATTTAACTACCAGCCATGCGTGCTGTAAAAGTGCTGACAAAGCTTTGCTGATGGTACCTTGACCGGTTAGCCATATTTCAGTGGCTTCATTTTCCTCCTCATCCGTTTCAGGCTTAGAGATTTCATAAGTCTGAGACATTGCTGCTAGTGTCTCAAGGCCACCCACAGTAGCcttatttgagaaaaaaaaaataagaaacaaacaaTTGAACGGTGACTTGCTGTATCCACTAAAAAATAGTCCAAATTCAACAAGAACTCCACAAATATCTGGGCTTGCGTCCAGGATTTCATGTGCATGTGATGTAAGCTTTTGCAGTAATTTAACTTAAATCAATAGAAATATATTCCTGTACTTTCGTTATGTTTTAAACCTTTAAATTTTTCAGCTAAAATGTTAAGAAAACAGGAATTGAATTAAACATACCTGAGACCACTGATCTTCACTAGGGTCGATAAAATTCAGCATATTACTAACAAGAGAAGATACAATGTACGGAATATGCATAGCGATATCTTGACTTCCTGACTCGACCACAGATTTTAGAAGCTGAAACAAAATGctatcttcttcgtcttctttgcCAATCCTACCAATAATAATCTGAAGAAGCGGCAACCATTCAGGTGGTGTGTACTCATTCTGAATTGATCAAACATTTTCTTTGAGTTAGATTTGACAAGTCATCAGTTAAGCTATGAGCGCAATTGTTAATATAAGTGCTGAGTTACTTCGAGTAGTGAACATATTCCCCCAGCAGCTGAAACACGCGCTGGGTAACAAGAGATCTCTTCCTGATCTGGCATTGCTAATGCCTTCAGCAGGGACGAAAAAACATCCACATTCATATCCTGAGAGCATAAAGCAACTAATCAATTATGAGATCACTATAAATGACATGTTGCAAATTTTAGAAAGTGCATACAGAGAATATTAGATTCAGGCAAATGGTTTTACTCAAAGAAATATAAAGAAGAAAGAATATAATTAACACCTCAGGTAGGCAGGACGCAAGCTCTCCAAGTACCCAATTCGCAGATGCAACCAAGTAAGGTGAGCAATCAGATGTAGAATAAATCGGTAGCACGCGGGTACGGACTAAAGATGTCACATACTCAGGATTTTGTTCTTGGATAAACTGTAAAAAGCGAAGCATCATAATTCTGTACAATATCTGCGAATGCAAAGCTTCAAAACAAAGAGAACCAATTTTTCTCACCTCTTGCAGGCCACCATATGCCATTAGAACACCAAAATAGCTGACATGTCGAAAGTAGCAACAAAGTCAGCTAAATCACAAAGTGAAAGGCAATGAAACAGGAAAGTATTAAAGTGGAAGAGGAAAGTCTGAGAAGTTTAGCACAGAACATAAgagaatattaatatattttcaatatactGAACAAATATCTACGACATGTTGATCTTGAGCTTGAGAAACATGGCATGGAACACTAACTTGCAAAACGTGATCTCTTAAATTTCTACTAGAAGAACATATATCTAAGAAGTCATGAAAATGTATAGGAACTCACGCTGCTGAAGTACTAGCATCCAGTATGTTGCTCTTTGAAGGCACAGAAAACTTTGACAAAAATGGAAGCACCAGTAGATCTCCCATGGAACGTCTTTGGTTATTTATTCTGTTCTTTTCACCTTTCTTCCGCTTACTTGCAGCTGAGGAAGTTTTATTTGTAGTAGATACTGGTGGTCCCTATGATAATGGCATCAAATTCTGTAAGAAGATATGAACAAATAGCTGAAAATAGGTTATTGACTAACCATTCTTCACCTTTGACATGGCAATAACACCAAGCAAGTTCATAGCACTTTTCCTGGCTGTAAACAAGTCCTCCCTCCACCCAGAAATTTCTTCCTGCCAAACGACAGTGATATTATTCTAATCATATAAAAGTATCCATAAACATAAAAGTATTCCatgtagagagaaagagagataagTTGACATACTAGTTCAGAAGGAAGGTTCTTCCTTATGAATTCATCTGCATCTTCTTCCCACTCAGATATGTCCTATGTGTAAAAACATCCCAGAAAGAAGAGTTAAGTTTCTGAATTAAGAGCCCTGGTAGTGACCAATGCTTGCAACACATATTACAACTTGAAAAAAGCGTACCCTTTCATTTAGCGCCAGGGCTGGAAAAATTGCGGAGTCcaacaaaagagaaaaatggGGTGATAGTAATCTCCATCCCTGTTTTCAAGGTACCAAATATTTGCTGTCAAGGACATTTGATAACTTTATTAAGATTGGCAGTAAACATTCTAACAACTTACAGGGCCAATTTCCATGACGCGTGAAATTACATCGAAGGCAAGTGATATGATTCTCTCAGCTAGGCTTCCGAGCTTCTGCACATGATGGTAGAAACTCAGAGCATTAGATTGAGAAAATAGTAACTTTTAGGTGAGAAGTAACAATTTTGATGGAAACTTCTCAGGCACCAAAAACCCAATTTTGAAGAGCtcaaaaaattatatctacTACATACACTGATGTTTGAGCTATGTTTGACAATCTTCATTGAGCACTTTACTATCTCCGGCACCAACCTGCATAATAAAGATATATTAGGCGTGGGACGTAAGCACTGGCTAAGAGGTTTTTAAGGTGTTTGCTTACTTGTCAGAGTATTTTCTATGTCTGCTGACAAGTGTGCCAAAGAGGAGCAAACTTCTCTTTCCAGTTTTCAACCTTAGCAAGTATCCATCAGAAGGAGTAACACTCCAGTCAAAACTCAAGGAGTCCAGAATTCTGATCATATCTCCACAGAAGGAACCGAGCAGATGTGACAAAGTAGACGGCATATGGGACTTCACCTACAATACAAATTACCCTTAACAAAACAACCACGGTGGATAGTACGATATGAACAATGACAAGGTGATATGACAAGTTTTAATCCATGAAAATTTTCAATCTCCCAGAATGCAATACAAACTGAATATGTGACTTACTGAAAAGTAAAGGCATTTGCTAATGATGTGGAGTGTCTTTTCCATTTCCAGTTCACCCCATTCATGTGTAGTCAAAGCCTGCTTCAGAATCATACAAATTATGAATGCTCACTGAGATCCAAAGTAAAATATATCTTACATAAAGATGTGAGCAGATGAAGAACATGAAAACACAAAGGGAAAAGAAAGAACCTTGTCAACGAGACGGTGGAATACTGCCACCAATGGCACAAGAACTTCGTTTGAGATACTCTCCAGCTGTTGTGGCACTGGTTCCTTAACAAGTTTTGGCTGCAAGAAGTACTGCAAGCAAACACACAGAAATATACCACGTTTATTTAAAACACCAGGATCACTGGAACCAGGTTCACACTACAAGACTACCACTTCAAATACAAACATTTTCAGATTTGTTTGAATTGGTTATAATACTACTAGAATATATTCAGCCGGAAGTAACAAAAGTTCACAACCACAATAATGAACAACCAACCATAATATGATGGCGAAGAGATAAGCTAGAGGAGAGCTTATGGGGAGAGAGAGAATAGGACATGCAAGTTTAAAGCTGCGGCTtcgttaatatattatttaaaaaaaattcaaactaaaCTGAATGCAACAAATACCTGAAAAGGTTTTACAACAGTGAGCAACACCATCAGAGCATTCACAGTACTCCAGCTAGACTCTGAACAGCTTATTAAACTACTCTTCTCGATAGCAGAACGCAGCTCCAGCACAAGTTCAGGCCACGCATCTTTCTTCACAAATTCTGACACAACAACAATGTGGAACTGGCCACaaacaaagtaaaataaaaatgtgcACAAATGAAGAAAGAAGCGAAAACAATATTAGCAACATCTAGACGAAGACAAGCTAGTTGAATTTGCCTACCAGTTCAAGTAAAACTTTGAGAAGTGCAGGCTCAGCATGAAGCAAAGCTCGAAGGAGCTGATCCTTAAACTCCTTGCTGACTTCTGAGATGATCCCTTCACTCCCAGTGTTCCTTCTGGTGAAATTCTTCAGATATGTTGCAGCAGCAACTCTCTGACTCGGATTTTCACCTCCTGAGAATCGAAAAAAAACATGCACTAGCACACATTTAACTGCTGTGGATACTTAAAAGCTGGCTATAACCAAAAGACTCAGCTGAATTAACATAGTGTTTAAGGATTCAATTATATTGTAGAAACTAGCATTGGGCATATTATCTGTTAAATTCGATTCAGTTCGTTGTTATTTGTTTCTATTCAATCCGAAAATTTGGCAAATAGTATTCTGAAAAGGCCAATATTGATTCGATCCAtatatttatagagatattGTTTGCATCTCGTAAATAGATCTACCAAATAAGGATTTGGTGAAGTCGCAAGTCAAACAACGTAACACTAATTGTTTCCATCGATTCGAGTAAATCAAAATTCTAACCAACAGAAGAAGTTACCGGAAGCGATGGAGAGAAGGCGATAAGGGAAGTGAGGGAGCTCCGTAGAGAGTCGATCCAGAGCCTTCGTCGCCTCGTGGACGGAAAAGCCATCTATGGAACTAAGCGTCTGGTCAAGAAGCCGAACAATCTGAACTGAGTCGTCGTCGTCGGCgactaacattttttttttttgcccttTTTTTTCCCTGTCAAGTGAAACCCGCCatagcttttttattttattattcactGATAAGATTTAATTGGGAAAACACACGAGAAGCGGGAAGTAATTTAGGTATCAGCTAGTGGCGGGAAATAATTTAGAAATCAGCTTGAaagcagaagaagagaagattaGAATTTAAATTACAGAATTACCATCGTTTGTTTCTCCTATtcagggcatctccaaccctactccatttttTAGGGAAAAGTGCCTATTCCAACCTGAACAATATGGATCGTGCCGAATACCACCCAGACAATAGCATAGTGCCGAATACGACCCAAACATGACCAAAACTCAAAAAACCCACCCGAACTCATAAACGTTACTCAATAAAGGACCTTGACTAACACACGGTTAGTCAACCGTGAAATATATAGCTTAACCGTTACGGTGACATACAAAGGTTTCGATGGAGTTAACTtaacgacgtcgttttgcttATTAACACAAAACTTTGTCGTTTTGGCTCAGGCTCTGACTCACAacatctctcttcttccccaATTCTCTCGACAGAAAACAAAGAACCCTAAAACTCAACAGACACGAAGAACTCACGAGTGTGCGAAGGTAAGTTATAATCTGGTGAATTTCTGCTTATAATTGgttgattttatgttattttgcaTTGATGAGCTCGAATGTTCTCTGGGTATGTAGTAATTTTCGATTGGAGAAATGGGAGATCGAGGAAGAGGTATTCCTAAGATATGTAGATGTGGAGAAGCTGTGGTAATGAGGACAGCAAATACTGCTAGAAATCCTGGACGATTGTTTCATTCTTGTCCTCATGGGAGAGAAGGGGTGAGTTACAAAAATAAAGGTCATAGATTGTTTATATTTGGTTCAGTACTTAGCTAGGTTTATTTTGCAATTTGACAGGACTGGTTTCACACGTTTAAATGGACTGATGTTAGTGTTTATGAGGAGATGGAAGATATGATTGAAAAAGTGGAAACCATTGAAGGTGAttcaatgatgtttcaaaagAGACTTAATAAATGTGAAAACGAGATTGAGAATCTGGAAATGGATACCCGTGTGTGCGAAGCTGTGGTTGAGAAGGAGATCCAAGAATGCAAAATGCAGCTCCGGAGCTTGAAGAACATTCTCAGATTTGTGTTAGTGATCATTCTGTTTTTCAAGTTTATCTTTTAAGTATGAGTATTGTGTTGTGTTTGTAGTTGTAGTAAGACTTATTGGTGTGTCTCAATGGTGTTTGTAAGTGTAGTAAAACTAATGATGTATTTGTAGTTTTCTTGTAAAACTGATGATTCTCGTGTTCCCTTTTAATGGTGTTTATGCTTGAACCTAAGAAACTTTTAATTATATCACAACTCTGATACGAAGTCGAAAACCAAGCATTTGGATTATAAATTTGTCATTACAATATTcataaaaaacaacaaatgacAACGACCTATGGCTAATGCTTCACTCCACCACAGAAACAACTAAACGAAGCTGCCAAAACCCAAGTTCAAAAAGCTCCATGCCTCCGTCACAAACCAAAAGTTGAGCTTCATGACTCCACCACAAACcacctaaatatttttttttaagtaaatacaaaaaatcaaGTTGCAGAATTAAATCGAGAGTCAATACCTGACACTACCTAGTCTTG from Brassica napus cultivar Da-Ae unplaced genomic scaffold, Da-Ae ScsIHWf_883;HRSCAF=1252, whole genome shotgun sequence encodes:
- the LOC125606421 gene encoding uncharacterized protein At1g43920, Chloroplastic-like, translated to MGDRGRGIPKICRCGEAVVMRTANTARNPGRLFHSCPHGREGDWFHTFKWTDVSVYEEMEDMIEKVETIEGDSMMFQKRLNKCENEIENLEMDTRVCEAVVEKEIQECKMQLRSLKNILRFVLVIILFFKFIF
- the LOC106452097 gene encoding importin beta-like SAD2 homolog, with translation MLVADDDDSVQIVRLLDQTLSSIDGFSVHEATKALDRLSTELPHFPYRLLSIASGGENPSQRVAAATYLKNFTRRNTGSEGIISEVSKEFKDQLLRALLHAEPALLKVLLELFHIVVVSEFVKKDAWPELVLELRSAIEKSSLISCSESSWSTVNALMVLLTVVKPFQYFLQPKLVKEPVPQQLESISNEVLVPLVAVFHRLVDKALTTHEWGELEMEKTLHIISKCLYFSVKSHMPSTLSHLLGSFCGDMIRILDSLSFDWSVTPSDGYLLRLKTGKRSLLLFGTLVSRHRKYSDKLVPEIVKCSMKIVKHSSNISKLGSLAERIISLAFDVISRVMEIGPGWRLLSPHFSLLLDSAIFPALALNERDISEWEEDADEFIRKNLPSELEEISGWREDLFTARKSAMNLLGVIAMSKGPPVSTTNKTSSAASKRKKGEKNRINNQRRSMGDLLVLPFLSKFSVPSKSNILDASTSAAYFGVLMAYGGLQEFIQEQNPEYVTSLVRTRVLPIYSTSDCSPYLVASANWVLGELASCLPEDMNVDVFSSLLKALAMPDQEEISCYPARVSAAGGICSLLENEYTPPEWLPLLQIIIGRIGKEDEEDSILFQLLKSVVESGSQDIAMHIPYIVSSLVSNMLNFIDPSEDQWSQATVGGLETLAAMSQTYEISKPETDEEENEATEIWLTGQGTISKALSALLQHAWLATDVPPTSCIDHFSKMLWFIALASTNCNVAVELRLADLLVVWADLLASWDGWEESEDLSVFDCIEEVVSISTKYGFRSFLYRDMPSPPAMPVRPRSVVESIGSFVSKAILEYPSATRRACSCVHTLLHVPDYSSDIEGVRKSLAVVFSEAAFSHFLQLREKPCSLWRPLLLAISSCYISHPDVVECVLEKVVSGGFELWVSSLAFSYSLTLDASPPSIASEVKLYVLTLVKVIELLLDVRQGNATDDLVRKCFVSLMEASRRLEEIAEETDDDEDDGEPEEEEEESDDNDSNDEDSESDDECEETEEEFLERYAKAAAELEDSEVIEEADEEDNEREIDLGHLDEIDTQKLVLSLMERHHQKVVKLVPSEVISTFLNAFPAYTGFFT